The segment TCCACGGCCTGTCGCAGGACTGGCCGGTCTTCTTCGACCGCTTCGCCTTCGGTGTCGTCGCCGGGATCCTCGTCATCCGCACCGGGGGCCTGGAGGCCCCCATCGCGATGCATGTGCTCAACAACTTCCTGGCCTTCGGTCTCGCGCTCACCTTCGGCGACCTGACCACGGCGCTCAACGCGGAGGGGGGCAGCAGCTGGTGGACGATCCTCTCGACGATGACGCAGTCCCTGGTCTACCTGGGCCTCGCGACGTGGGTGGCGCGGGCGATGGGCCTCGTCACCGCCGGACCGCCCGTCGGGGGAGCGCTGCCGCCCGCCGGCGGGGACCCCGTTTTGGCCGTGCCGCCACCCCGCGTGTAACGTTCGGGATCGGTTCCGCGAGGAATCGCGTGGTGGTCAGGACGATCGCAGGTCGGTCGAACTGATACCCCCATGGGGTATGGTGTAATTGGCAACACGGCTGGTTCTGGTCCAGTTGTTCTAGGTTCGAGTCCTAGTACCCCAGCGGATCCGCCCCAGCAGGGGCCGGATTTGGTGCGGCACTCCAACTTCGGTAGAGTTTCGCTCCGCTGCTCCAGGGCAGCAACATGCAAGCCCCCGTCGTCTAGCGGCCTAGGACGTCGCCCTCTCACGGCGGTAACGCCGGTTCAAATCCGGTCGGGGGTACCAACGCATGGAAGGGCCCGGTCCTCGGACCGGGCCCTTCGTCGTCGTCGGGCACTGCGCGTGGTGGGCTAGCATCCGCGCCCATGACTGACGGGCCCCGGCTGGTTGCCGGCATCGACTCCTCCACCCAGTCCTGCAAGGTGGTCGTCCGCGACGCCGGGACAGGCGCGCTCGTGCGGCAGGGCCGCGCCGTCCACCCGGACGGCACGGAGGTGCACCCGGACCACTGGTGGGCCGCGCTGCAGGAGGCGATCGCCGAGGCGGGAGGCCTGGACGACGTGGCTGCTGTCAGCGTCGGCGGCCAGCAGCACGGCATGGTCTGCCTCGACGAGGACGGCACCGTCGTACGCCCCGCGCTGCTGTGGAACGACACCCGCTCGGCCGGCGCTGCCCGCGACCTCGTCGACGAGCTCGGAGGTCCCGAGGAGGGCGGTCGCGCCTGGGCCGAGGCGGTCGGTGTGGTGCCGGTCGCGTCCTTCACCGTGACCAAGCTGCGCTGGCTCGCCGAGCACGAGCCCGAGCACGCCCGTCGTACGGCCGCGGTGTGCCTGCCGCACGACTGGCTCACCTGGAGGCTGTCCGGGAGCACCGACCTGCACGACCTGACGACGGACCGCAGTGACGCCAGCGGCACGGGCTACTGGTCGGCCGCGACAGGGGCCTACCGCACCGACCTGCTCGAGCGTGCCTTCGGCGCCGTGCCGCACCTGCCGCGCGTCGTGGCGCCCGGCGAGGTGGCGGCGACGGTGAACGGCACCGCCGTGGGTGCGGGCGCCGGTGACAACGCGGCCGCCGCTCTGGGACTGGGCGCAGGGGAGGGCGACGTGGTCGTCTCGATCGGGACCTCCGGCGTCGTCACGGCCGTCACCAGCAAGCCCGCCGTCGACCCCACCGGCTCGGTCGCGGGCTTCGCCGACGCCACGGGGTTGTTCCTCCCGCTCGTCGCGACCCTCAACGGGGCGCGGGTCCTCGACGCCGCGGCCCGCCTCCTCGACGTCGACCACGAGACGCTGTCGCACCTCGCGCTCGAGGCCCCCGCCGGCGCCGGCGGACTGGTGCTGGTGCCCTACCTCGAGGGGGAGCGCACTCCCAACCTGCCCGACGCCACCGGCTCGCTGCACGGCCTCACCCTCGCCACCGCCACCCGGCCGGCGCTCGCCCGTGCCAGCGTCGAGGGGTTGGTGTGCAGCCTCGCGGACGGTCTCGACGCCGTCGTCGCCACCGGGGTCACCCCCGCGCGCGTCCTGCTGGTCGGGGGCGCGGCCGCATCCGAGGCGGTGCGCACGGTCGCCGCGGAGGTGCTCGGCGTACCGGTCGACGTGCCGCCGCCGGGGGAGTACGTCGCCGACGGTGCCG is part of the Nocardioides cavernae genome and harbors:
- the xylB gene encoding xylulokinase, coding for MTDGPRLVAGIDSSTQSCKVVVRDAGTGALVRQGRAVHPDGTEVHPDHWWAALQEAIAEAGGLDDVAAVSVGGQQHGMVCLDEDGTVVRPALLWNDTRSAGAARDLVDELGGPEEGGRAWAEAVGVVPVASFTVTKLRWLAEHEPEHARRTAAVCLPHDWLTWRLSGSTDLHDLTTDRSDASGTGYWSAATGAYRTDLLERAFGAVPHLPRVVAPGEVAATVNGTAVGAGAGDNAAAALGLGAGEGDVVVSIGTSGVVTAVTSKPAVDPTGSVAGFADATGLFLPLVATLNGARVLDAAARLLDVDHETLSHLALEAPAGAGGLVLVPYLEGERTPNLPDATGSLHGLTLATATRPALARASVEGLVCSLADGLDAVVATGVTPARVLLVGGAAASEAVRTVAAEVLGVPVDVPPPGEYVADGAARQAAWALSGSDAPPEWVREGTRRYATDPVPSVRARYAEGRSRHLDKTT